ATTCTCCTCCATTACCGTGATGatcctgttcactttttcatttaCTGAATCCTCATCAATCGGAGTAGAAGCTTGGCCAGTCTCCTTATTTGCCATCATTTGAATAAGAGCATCCAATGTGTCAAATGTGTCTACACACCTATTTTCCCAGTCATCGGCTGTAATCTTGTACCCTTTCTTTGttacatctttcactgtttCCAACTCGTCACTATATTTGTCTTCAATGGAGATATCATCTTCTGGATCATGAGGAATAGAAGGTAGTATGCAATGGACCTTCAGCTgagaatatttcaaaaaaagaccaatgagaaacatattaaaaagaagaagccaaataAACTGAGAAACATATACTTGGAAAAGCTTACCTTTGTATCAGCTTCAACCTGTAAAACCCTATCAAGTGATGGATTCTCTATCTCAGTGTATTTTTCACACAAGTAAGTCGGCCCAGGAACCTCAACTGTTGGTACACACTTACTGAACTTATTCCTTAGCAAAGGAATCGACTCTAGTATCCAAAGAAGGAATActagaggataaccttgcaactCAAATTTGGATTTATTCTCCAAATGATTCGCGACAGCGTTTTGAATTGACTTCAGGAGCACAATGTAAGCCTCTTTTCCCCATGGATATGTCATATCCTGTGCATTTTTCGCATATTCCAAAGGAAAACTCCCTCCTTTGCTCTTCCGCAATAATATGCTCTCTACCAGGATGAGCATTGCGAGGCATATTCTCTCCTCAGAAgcatcttctcttgtgtttctgaGCTGGTCCACCACGTCACTTAACTTATGACTACGCCCCTTTAGCAATTCCCAATTAAATCTCTCGGTTTCCCTTCGTGGTCCTTCTAATGCACCACTACATTTCAAGCCTGTCATCATATGAAATTCTCTTATAGAGAACCTCATTGGCTGCGCACCGAAATGGAACCAGGCTTCATTCTCCTTGACAGAAACGATGCTTCTAGTGAGAATGGCGTAGACTATCTTTGCTGATAACTTCAATCCTCTCTCACTGAGCTTCATTACAGGTCCCAGAAATGATCCTCGGACTCTTATCATCTCATCTGGTTTTAGGATGCTTTTGACAATAGAGATATAATCTGAACCAGAGTATTGGTTGATTGCTGACTTTTCTTTTGGCTGTGAACCAATAGGATACTTCAGCTCTGGCAGTGCTAGTTTTAGAGGTACTGAATCTcccatcttgtttctatcctgcgtaaacaaggaaaaaaaaaatttcaaacttttctggaaggctttcctgaaataacacaaatacaaaacaacacaaaagtcTTCATTTGCTTCGCTTGTTAATAAGAACGAGTAACacacaaatcaaaatcaaaacgcaAGCTTcccaaattttaattcaaaaaccctaattttaaaaagttaccgATTTTGAGAGTAGAGAGTGTGACGCTGATGATTAGatagccggagaagatgattatcgagccggagaagatgattagcgagccggagaagacgattagcgagccggagaagatgattcccgagccggagacttcgattcccgagtcggagaagatgattcccgagccggagacgacgattcccgagtcggagaagatgattcccgagccggagacgacGATTCCCGAGTCGGAGACGACAGTGCCGGTGAGGGTTTGAAGATTCCCGAGAGGAGACGACACGATTCGCGATCGAATgaaatgaaatgttttttttttctattcttaTAACAAAGGGTATAAAGGTAAATTACCCCTTTAATGAAACCTGTTTTTGTGACTTCTGAtcctgagtgctagtttggggaggaaaacttcaaaaggtgctattattgacaattgcccaaaATATAATGTGCTACTAACATGtgtaaaaacatgaaaaactaCATATTCGAAACGGAAATAGTAAAGAATTCATCAAAACTTACAAATAATTACATCAATATTGATCTTTTATATCAGCAAATTTATTTATCAACCACATGATTACATAGAATGAGATTGACAATTGGTCTTCTAAATTTAAGATATAACAATAACAAAAGTACAAAACTTACTTAAAATCCCATTAGAGTTGAGATCAACACATAAACGACGTCGCATCGTTTTCATCTACCTTCTTCCTTTTTAGTACTCCGCTTCAATCGTCAGATCTGATCAAATCTCTTCACCGACATCAAAAAGAAGCTCCGGCGAAACCCAAACAAATCGGCATCTCGAAACCTCCAGAAGAATGTCTCACAACGATACGATTCCGCTCTACCAATCGTCCCAATCAGACATCGACGAGATCGAGAACATGATGAACGCCGGATTCCAATCGGGTCCCGGATCCGTCCTCCCCGCTCGTCCGCCGAGCCCGATCCGTCCCTCGATCCCCGTCTCGTCCTCCCCCTTCGTCCAATCCAACCTCCCTCCGCTTCCGCCGTCTTCCTCCTCCGCCGCCCAGAAAGCGACGCCCGTCCCAGCCCCTCCGTCGCTTCCGCCGGCAGTTAACTTCGGCAGCTCGGAAGGCTCGAAGACGACGGGATTCGGGTCTCCGCCGAACACGTTGACGGAGCCGGTGTGGGATACGGTGAAGAGGGATCTGTCGAGGATCGTGAGTAACCTGAAGCTGGTGGTGTTTCCGAATCCGAACAGGGAGGATCCTGGGAAGGCGCTTAGGGATTGGGATCTGTGGGGTCCCTTTTTCTTCATTGTTTTCTTGGGGCTTACGCTTTCCTGGTCTGCTTCGGTTAAGAAGGTAAATCAAAATCTTAGCTTTAAGGTGCCCGTGTCGTTAAAGGTGACATCTTGGCTTGATTGAGAGTTTCTATAGACATTGCTGCACTGAtgttagattttgttttatcatATAGAACTGGTTTGCTCTCTTACTTGTGATTTTGAGTTTCATTGCTCTCTCTCCCCTGTCTTAACCGAAGCAGCATTTTATGTCTAAACGGTGTTGTAAAATTTAACCTTTAACTGAGGGAGTAGTTTCTTATTGGTGGTACATAGAGTGACGGTTCTAGTGGCATTGCTCTTAGGCTAAGGCATCCCTAAACACTGCAATGCTGTCAGATTTTGAATTAACACGTAGAACTGATTCAGTGAGCAATAAACAATACATGTGGTGCTCTTTAACCTTTAATTGATCTAGTTACATAAGCTTACGTGGCCAAAGCGATGGCTGTGGTTGGTACAATAGAATGATGAATCTTTGAGAGTTTCTCTCGAATGATGCTTCTAGAGGCATTGCTCCTAGTTTTGATTTCTTAAACTAAGGAACCCCTAGATACTGTCAGGTTTTGGTTTTAACACGTAGAACTGCTTCAAAGAGCAAAAACCAACGCATATGGTGCTCTCATGCTTGTAATTTTAGGTTTCATTACTCTCTCATGTCTTGCCTTAGCAGCATGTTATGTCTAGGATCTGATTTATGATTaaccatattgtaaattttaaccTTTTAGTGGTTGTAGTCACGTAAGCCAATGTGGGCAAAAGGATGGTTGTGGTCGGTCTTTCAGATATTCCTGCTTGTAAAATGGTTTATGAACGTACTGAATAAGAAAATGTGAAATCAATAGGTTAGAAGAAGgctgttttgttatttttgttgtttttgaatAGGCTGCTTGATATATGCGTGATATATCTGAAAAGATATCTCGGTTCGCTTTGGGCAATGTCTAAATGTTATTAACTTTTAGTCATATGGATATAAGCTACATCTGTGTTTTCATTGCCATCTAAAATCGTCCTTTCTTTGCATTTCCATCCCAGGCTTGAGTCCCTGAAGTCACAAAGCATTACATTTTTTCATATCTTCTAGAAAAAAGAACCGTTCAATTGCATTTGGTCTCACTTCTGTTTCTCTGTAATGTTCAGTCGGAAGTGTTTGCCGTGGCATTTGCACTACTTGCAGCTGGAGCAGTGATCCTCACACTAAATGTACTGCTCCTGGTAAGTACACATCTGATTCATGTAGTAATACAAGCCAACATACTCTTCACTTTCTTGTCACAACTTTGATTTTCGCTTTCCTGAAACAATATGCAATAAACAGGGAGGACATATAATCTTCTTCCAAAGCCTAAGCCTTTTGGGATACTGTCTATTCCCACTGGACGTTGGAGCAGTGATCTGCATGTTGAAGGACAATGTTATACTGAAAATGATCGTAGTCACTGTGACCCTTGCCTGGAGCTCGTGGGCCGCTTATCCTTTCATGAGCGCCGCCGTGAACCCAAGAAGAAAGGCTCTCGCACTTTACCCGGTCTTCCTCATGTATGTGTCTGTTggattcttgatcattgccatTGATTAATTCGATCTTGAAAAATGGAAAGTCAGAGATACGTACCATATATTTCAGTTTGAAATCGTTTGGTATACAGAGTAGTTAGAAGTTTTCCCATCTGCGTTTTAATCTGAGTTTCAATGAGATCATATGTATAATATGTTCTTTAACACCTTTTTCTGTTAAACTCTGGACTTAGTTGATTTGTTTTTGCTCCGTGTGTGAAACTTGCTGTTTCTTTTTGAGAaggtatataaaatatgtaagacCTTGATATATCATATGCTTCAAATTGGTCATTCATACTATTATTAGAACATTTTCAACCCATAGCTATTTTTAATTCCAGAAAAATAAGGTATCCTCTTCTAAAATAGAATGTTATTTGTAATAATGAACACAACTCTattaagaaattaataaaattatgtttttttttgggagaGGGTGTGATTAGAATGGTTTTGTTTTATATCACAAGATAAGGAtaaatacaataattattaTATGAATTTCTCACTGATATCAATAAATTAGTTGTTATCCCATGCATTACACAAGCCACCCTCCATAGTTTAAATCAACTAAATCACATTGAGTTTGTGTTTATATTAATTTGTGAAGAAAACAATCTCAAAGATGAGTCATTAGCATTTGACTCTTCTGAAccattaattaaaagaaaaagagtttattatttcatttgtgTTGGCAAACAGTCAATGTTGTTGGGCCACAAGTGGGTGGACCGAGAAAGCTTTGAGATGACTATATTGTCTTcccattaaaaaaagaaataaatcatTTCATAAAGTATGGTCGATTATTAGCCTAGTGCAGGCTACCCATCTTCAATAAACtacttttttaaattgaaagtgTGAAGAAGCGGAAAAGATTCATTCTTCTTTCTTGCGgaaggaaaaggaaaaagagaagaGTAGCAGAATCTGTTTTGGGTTTTCTCCTCTTCGCCTAGCTCGAAGACCCTTTCGTTGAATCTTCGTAATTGAGGGTTTCGAAGGAGGATGATGGTAGCTAAAAGCTTCGATCTTTGGCAAAAGGATGTCTTTTTCTCCGCCGCCGAGGAGGTTCAACAATCTGCTGATACGTATGTCCTTTTCATTTATTGATGCTTTGTGAGGTTGAAAGATGATTCCTTTTAGACTAGTAATTCGTTTTTGAGATTGGTTGGTTCTAGCATCATCTAAAGTGATGCCTTATGTGTATTTGAGCCGTGTTTGTGTTGTTTTTTAGTCTGTGTAGTGCCATTATCTGTGTGTCTTCTTTCCTTGTGTTTGCAGGATGGAATCTGCATATAGGCTTTGGGttaaagagaagagagaaggtcGAGTCTCTGTAGAATCAGACAACCTCTGCAATGAACTTCAAGCAGCTTTGAGCACAGCTAAATGGCAGGTTTGGTAAAACAGCTTCACacacaatttaaaataaaaagaacataAACTTTTGAATCATTCCCATGAGTGGTGTTGTGATTTTTGCAATCAGCTGGAAGAGTTTGAGAGGGCAGTGAGGTTGAGCCATGGGCGTTGTCGAGACGACACCACGTTGACTAGGCACAAACAGTTTGTCTCCGCTATCGAAAACCAGATTCATCGAGTGCAATCTGCTTTGAGTGAGAACGGGGAACAGCCTTTGCGTTGGGTGGATCTTAACA
The sequence above is drawn from the Brassica napus cultivar Da-Ae chromosome A8, Da-Ae, whole genome shotgun sequence genome and encodes:
- the LOC106424206 gene encoding protein YIP4b, translated to MSHNDTIPLYQSSQSDIDEIENMMNAGFQSGPGSVLPARPPSPIRPSIPVSSSPFVQSNLPPLPPSSSSAAQKATPVPAPPSLPPAVNFGSSEGSKTTGFGSPPNTLTEPVWDTVKRDLSRIVSNLKLVVFPNPNREDPGKALRDWDLWGPFFFIVFLGLTLSWSASVKKSEVFAVAFALLAAGAVILTLNVLLLGGHIIFFQSLSLLGYCLFPLDVGAVICMLKDNVILKMIVVTVTLAWSSWAAYPFMSAAVNPRRKALALYPVFLMYVSVGFLIIAID